A single Nostoc sp. PCC 7107 DNA region contains:
- a CDS encoding Mo-dependent nitrogenase C-terminal domain-containing protein: MDSINHTHSHVNYHPPNYKKSPVLNPLRRLVDGIQVKNYRFAHIICQVIPCCCPFEQTISLFGRSFHIPPLCKLNPLYDEFVGLRFRALSYLADECGEDITRYIC, translated from the coding sequence ATGGACAGCATCAATCACACTCATTCCCACGTTAATTACCATCCACCTAACTATAAAAAGTCTCCTGTACTTAATCCCTTACGTCGTCTGGTGGACGGAATTCAAGTTAAAAATTATCGCTTTGCTCATATAATATGCCAGGTAATTCCTTGCTGTTGTCCTTTTGAGCAAACTATTAGTTTATTTGGGCGGAGTTTCCATATTCCACCTTTATGTAAGCTCAATCCTCTCTATGATGAGTTTGTTGGTTTGCGTTTTCGGGCTTTATCTTATCTCGCTGATGAATGTGGTGAGGATATCACAAGGTACATTTGCTAA
- the nifE gene encoding nitrogenase iron-molybdenum cofactor biosynthesis protein NifE, translated as MNTQKKVNELLNESGCEHNQQKKGEKKNKSCTQQAQPGAAQGGCAFDGAMIALVPITDAAHLVHGPIACAGNSWGSRGSLSSGPQLYKMGFTTDMTENDVIFGGEKKLYKAILEIHQRYNPKAVFVYATCVTALIGDDINAVCKAAAEKIGTPVVPVIAPGFIGSKNLGNRFGGEALLDYVVGTAEPEFTTPYDINLIGEYNIAGEMWGVLPLFEKLGIRVLSKITGDARYEEIRYAHRAKLNVMICSRALLNMARKMEEQYGIPYIEESFYGIDDINRCLRNVAAKLGDPDLQARTEQLIAEETAALDIALAPYRARLKGKRVVLYTGGVKSWSIISAAKDLGIEVVATSTRKSTEEDKAKIKRLIGTEGMMLEKGNAQELLQLVRNTNADMLIAGGRNQYTALKARIPFLDINQERHHPYAGYMGMLEMARELYEALYSPIWEQIRRPAPWDEVAGTLNNFSLSAEDMFSASIEEVF; from the coding sequence ATGAATACTCAAAAAAAGGTTAATGAACTGCTGAATGAATCAGGTTGCGAACACAATCAGCAGAAGAAGGGCGAAAAGAAAAATAAGTCTTGTACACAACAAGCTCAACCTGGGGCGGCTCAAGGTGGCTGTGCTTTTGATGGGGCGATGATTGCTCTGGTTCCAATTACTGATGCGGCGCATTTGGTTCACGGCCCGATCGCCTGTGCGGGTAATTCTTGGGGTAGTCGTGGTAGTCTGTCTTCGGGGCCTCAGCTTTATAAGATGGGTTTCACTACCGACATGACGGAAAATGATGTAATTTTCGGTGGTGAAAAGAAACTCTACAAGGCAATTTTAGAAATTCATCAGCGTTACAACCCCAAGGCTGTGTTTGTCTACGCTACTTGTGTGACGGCTTTGATTGGCGATGATATCAACGCTGTTTGCAAGGCGGCGGCAGAAAAAATTGGGACTCCTGTTGTGCCGGTGATTGCGCCGGGATTCATTGGGAGTAAGAACTTGGGCAACCGTTTTGGCGGTGAAGCTTTATTAGATTATGTTGTCGGCACAGCAGAACCAGAATTTACAACCCCCTATGATATTAACTTGATCGGCGAATACAACATTGCCGGGGAAATGTGGGGAGTCCTGCCTTTATTTGAAAAATTAGGCATCCGCGTACTATCTAAAATCACGGGTGATGCTCGTTATGAAGAAATTCGTTACGCTCACCGTGCCAAGTTGAACGTGATGATTTGTTCGCGGGCTTTGCTCAATATGGCCAGAAAGATGGAGGAGCAATATGGGATTCCCTACATTGAAGAGTCTTTTTATGGGATTGATGACATAAATCGTTGTTTGCGGAATGTGGCGGCGAAGTTGGGCGACCCTGATTTGCAAGCGCGGACTGAACAGCTAATTGCTGAAGAAACAGCCGCTTTGGATATCGCCTTAGCTCCCTATCGCGCCCGACTTAAAGGTAAGCGTGTGGTTCTGTATACTGGCGGTGTGAAAAGTTGGTCTATTATCTCCGCTGCTAAGGATTTGGGGATAGAAGTTGTAGCTACTAGCACCCGCAAAAGTACAGAAGAAGACAAAGCGAAAATCAAACGCTTAATCGGTACAGAAGGGATGATGCTGGAAAAAGGCAATGCTCAGGAATTGTTGCAATTGGTACGGAACACCAACGCTGATATGTTGATTGCAGGTGGTCGGAACCAATACACAGCCCTGAAAGCGCGGATTCCTTTCCTCGACATCAACCAAGAACGCCATCATCCTTATGCTGGGTATATGGGAATGTTAGAGATGGCACGGGAATTATACGAAGCCCTCTACAGCCCCATCTGGGAGCAAATTCGCAGACCCGCCCCTTGGGATGAAGTAGCCGGGACTTTAAATAATTTTAGTTTGTCAGCAGAAGATATGTTCTCTGCGTCAATAGAAGAGGTATTTTAG
- a CDS encoding site-specific integrase, giving the protein MENQGQDKYQQAFADLEPLSSTDGSFLGSSLQAQQQREHMRAKVLQELEKVNLRLKSATTKVSIRESNGSLQLRATLPIKPGDKDNNGTGRKQYNLSLNIPANLDGLKTAEEEAYELGKFIARKTFEWNDKYLGKEATKKDLQTIGELLEKFAEEYFKTHKRTTKSEHTFFYYFSRTQRYTNPKDLATAENLISSIEHIEKEWARYNATRAISAFCQTFNIEIDLSKYAKMPDRNSRNIPTDAEILSGITKFEDYLNTRGNQVNQDVKDSWQLWRWTYGMLAVFGLRPREIFINPNIDWWLSKENTDLTWKVDKDCKTGERQALPLHKEWIDEFDLRNPKYLEMLATAISKKDKTNHAEITALTQRISWWFRKIELDFKPYDLRHAWAIRAHILGIPIKAAADNLGHSMQVHTQTYQRWFSLDMRKLAINQALTKRNEIELIREENARLRMENERLRLEIEKLKMELVYKRS; this is encoded by the coding sequence ATGGAAAATCAGGGTCAAGACAAATATCAGCAAGCCTTTGCAGACTTAGAGCCGCTTTCATCTACCGACGGCAGTTTTCTTGGCTCAAGTCTGCAAGCACAGCAGCAAAGAGAACATATGAGAGCCAAAGTCTTACAAGAATTAGAGAAAGTAAATCTGCGTTTGAAGTCTGCAACAACAAAAGTATCAATTCGGGAATCGAATGGAAGTCTGCAATTACGAGCGACGTTACCAATTAAACCCGGAGACAAGGACAACAACGGCACTGGTAGAAAGCAATACAATCTCAGTTTGAATATTCCCGCTAACTTGGATGGACTCAAAACGGCCGAGGAAGAAGCTTATGAATTAGGTAAATTCATTGCACGTAAAACCTTTGAATGGAACGATAAATATTTAGGCAAAGAAGCCACAAAAAAAGATTTACAAACCATAGGCGAGTTATTGGAAAAATTCGCAGAAGAGTATTTTAAAACCCATAAACGCACCACCAAAAGCGAACATACATTTTTCTATTATTTTTCCCGCACTCAGCGGTACACTAATCCCAAAGATTTAGCCACTGCCGAAAATCTCATCAGTTCAATTGAACACATCGAGAAAGAATGGGCTAGATATAATGCTACCAGAGCCATATCTGCCTTTTGCCAGACATTCAATATAGAAATTGACTTGTCCAAATATGCCAAAATGCCCGATCGCAATTCTCGCAACATCCCTACAGATGCAGAAATACTATCAGGAATTACAAAATTTGAAGACTATTTAAACACTAGAGGCAATCAAGTTAACCAAGATGTCAAAGATAGCTGGCAACTGTGGCGATGGACGTATGGAATGTTAGCAGTTTTTGGTTTACGCCCCAGAGAAATTTTTATCAACCCTAATATAGATTGGTGGTTGAGCAAAGAAAATACAGACTTAACATGGAAAGTAGATAAAGACTGTAAAACTGGCGAAAGACAAGCATTACCATTACATAAAGAATGGATTGATGAATTTGATTTAAGAAACCCTAAATATTTAGAAATGCTGGCGACAGCAATTAGTAAAAAAGATAAAACTAATCATGCAGAAATAACAGCCTTAACACAACGGATTAGTTGGTGGTTTCGTAAAATTGAATTAGATTTTAAACCCTATGACTTACGTCACGCCTGGGCAATTCGAGCGCATATTTTAGGCATACCAATTAAAGCAGCAGCAGATAATTTAGGTCATAGTATGCAGGTTCATACCCAAACCTATCAGCGTTGGTTTTCGCTAGATATGCGAAAGCTGGCGATTAATCAGGCATTGACTAAGAGGAATGAAATTGAATTAATTAGGGAAGAGAATGCTAGGTTGAGGATGGAGAATGAAAGGTTGAGGTTGGAAATTGAAAAGTTAAAAATGGAGTTAGTGTATAAGCGGAGTTGA
- the nifD gene encoding nitrogenase molybdenum-iron protein alpha chain: protein MTPPENKNLVEENKELIQEVLKAYPEKSRKKREKHLNVHEENKSDCGVKSNIKSIPGVMTARGCAYAGSKGVVWGPIKDMIHISHGPVGCGYWSWSGRRNYYVGITGINSFGTMHFTSDFQERDIVFGGDKKLTKIIDELEILFPLNRGISIQSECPIGLIGDDIEAVAKKASKQYGKPVVPLRCEGFRGVSQSLGHHIANDAIRDWIFPEYDKLKKDNKLDFEPSQYDVALIGDYNIGGDAWASRMLLEEMGLRVVAQWSGDGTLNELIQGPAAKLVLIHCYRSMNYICRSLEEQYGMPWMEFNFFGPTKIAASLREIAAKFDSKIQENAEKVIAKYTPVMNSVLEKYRPRLEGNTVMLYVGGLRPRHVVPAFEDLGIKVVGTGYEFAHNDDYKRTAHYIDNATIIYDDVTAYEFEEFVKAKKPDLIASGIKEKYAFQKMGLPFRQMHSWDYSELSDGVQMSDEVRIFPGGRKKSLFLV, encoded by the coding sequence ATGACACCTCCCGAAAACAAGAATCTTGTAGAAGAAAATAAGGAACTTATTCAAGAAGTTCTGAAAGCTTATCCCGAAAAATCTCGCAAAAAGCGCGAAAAACACCTCAACGTCCACGAAGAAAACAAGTCTGATTGCGGCGTTAAGTCTAACATCAAATCCATTCCTGGTGTAATGACCGCCCGTGGTTGTGCTTACGCAGGTTCTAAAGGTGTGGTTTGGGGCCCTATTAAGGACATGATCCACATCAGCCACGGCCCAGTAGGTTGCGGTTACTGGTCTTGGTCTGGTCGTCGTAACTACTATGTAGGTATCACAGGTATCAACTCCTTTGGTACCATGCACTTCACCTCCGACTTCCAAGAACGTGACATCGTATTCGGTGGTGACAAAAAACTCACCAAAATCATCGACGAACTAGAAATTCTCTTCCCTTTAAACCGTGGTATCTCCATTCAGTCTGAATGTCCCATCGGTCTAATTGGGGATGACATCGAAGCTGTAGCTAAAAAAGCTTCTAAGCAATATGGTAAACCAGTTGTACCCCTACGTTGCGAAGGTTTCCGTGGTGTATCTCAGTCTTTAGGACACCACATTGCTAACGACGCTATCCGTGACTGGATTTTCCCTGAATATGACAAGCTCAAAAAAGACAACAAACTTGACTTCGAGCCAAGCCAATATGATGTAGCCCTAATCGGTGACTACAACATCGGTGGTGATGCTTGGGCCAGCCGGATGTTGTTAGAAGAAATGGGCTTGCGCGTTGTTGCTCAGTGGTCTGGTGACGGTACACTGAACGAGTTGATTCAAGGCCCTGCTGCTAAATTAGTTCTGATCCACTGCTACCGTTCTATGAACTACATCTGCCGTAGTTTGGAAGAACAATACGGTATGCCTTGGATGGAATTCAACTTCTTCGGCCCGACCAAGATTGCTGCATCTTTACGTGAAATTGCCGCTAAATTTGACTCTAAGATTCAAGAAAACGCTGAGAAAGTTATCGCTAAGTACACACCAGTGATGAATTCGGTACTTGAAAAGTATCGTCCTCGCTTGGAAGGTAACACCGTAATGCTGTACGTAGGTGGTCTACGTCCTCGTCACGTTGTTCCCGCTTTTGAAGACTTGGGTATCAAAGTTGTCGGTACAGGCTACGAATTCGCTCACAACGACGACTACAAACGTACCGCCCACTATATCGATAACGCCACCATCATTTACGATGACGTTACCGCCTACGAATTCGAGGAATTCGTTAAAGCTAAGAAGCCTGATTTAATCGCTTCCGGTATTAAAGAGAAGTACGCCTTCCAAAAGATGGGTCTTCCCTTCCGTCAAATGCACTCTTGGGATTACTCCGAACTTAGCGACGGGGTGCAGATGTCAGACGAGGTAAGGATTTTTCCTGGCGGAAGAAAAAAGAGTCTATTTTTAGTCTAA
- the nifN gene encoding nitrogenase iron-molybdenum cofactor biosynthesis protein NifN, with translation MAIVTVPEKSVAVNPLKQSQALGASLAFLGLKGMIPLFHGSQGCTAFAKVVLVRHFREAIPLATTAMTEVTTILGGEDNVEQALLTLVEKAKPEIIGLCSTGLTETRGDDIERFLKDIRDRHRELDHIPVIFAPTPDFKGALQDGFATAVESIVKEIPQAGGIRSEQVTILAGSAFTPGDLQEIKEIVTAFGLEPIFVPDLGASLDGHLEDNYSAVTGSGTSVKQLRQVGCSAFTIALGESMRGAAKILDERFNIPYEVFGELTGLEPVDEFLQALSILSSNPVPEKYRRQRRQLQDAMLDTHFYFGAKRVSLALEPDLLWATVRFLQSMGSQIHAAVTTTRSPLLEKLPIKSVTIGDLEDFEELAVGSDLLIGNSNLGAIAKRLSIPLYRLGLPIYDRLGNGLFTKVGYRGTMELLFGIGNLFLEAEEERVKHFFND, from the coding sequence ATGGCGATCGTTACTGTTCCCGAAAAATCAGTTGCAGTTAATCCCCTCAAGCAAAGCCAAGCTTTAGGTGCATCCCTCGCCTTTTTGGGATTAAAGGGAATGATACCTCTGTTTCACGGTTCTCAAGGGTGTACCGCCTTCGCCAAAGTTGTGCTTGTACGGCATTTTCGGGAGGCGATTCCCTTAGCCACTACAGCCATGACGGAAGTAACTACGATTTTGGGTGGCGAAGATAATGTAGAACAGGCACTTCTGACGTTGGTTGAGAAGGCCAAGCCAGAAATTATCGGTTTGTGTAGCACTGGATTAACGGAAACCAGAGGCGATGATATTGAACGCTTCTTGAAAGATATCCGCGATCGCCATCGTGAATTAGATCACATCCCTGTTATATTTGCACCAACACCAGATTTTAAAGGTGCATTACAAGACGGTTTTGCTACTGCTGTGGAAAGCATCGTTAAGGAAATTCCCCAAGCAGGCGGAATTAGAAGCGAACAAGTGACGATTTTGGCTGGTTCAGCCTTTACCCCTGGCGACTTACAAGAAATCAAAGAAATTGTCACCGCCTTTGGACTAGAACCTATCTTTGTACCTGACCTCGGCGCTTCTTTAGATGGTCACTTAGAAGATAACTATAGTGCTGTAACTGGTAGCGGTACAAGTGTCAAACAACTGCGTCAAGTAGGTTGTTCTGCCTTCACTATCGCTTTGGGTGAAAGTATGCGGGGTGCTGCCAAAATTCTGGATGAACGGTTTAACATTCCCTACGAAGTGTTTGGGGAATTGACTGGCTTGGAACCAGTGGATGAGTTTCTGCAAGCGTTATCAATTCTTAGCAGTAACCCAGTCCCCGAAAAGTACCGTCGGCAACGTCGCCAATTGCAAGATGCAATGCTTGATACGCACTTTTATTTTGGTGCAAAACGAGTATCTTTAGCGTTAGAGCCTGATTTGTTGTGGGCTACAGTGCGCTTCTTGCAATCGATGGGAAGCCAAATTCACGCCGCAGTTACAACCACGAGATCGCCTTTACTCGAAAAACTCCCCATCAAGAGTGTCACCATCGGCGATTTAGAAGACTTTGAAGAACTAGCAGTAGGTTCTGACCTATTGATTGGTAATTCTAACCTGGGAGCGATCGCAAAACGTCTGTCGATTCCTCTTTATCGTTTAGGCTTGCCCATCTACGACCGTTTAGGTAATGGTCTATTCACAAAAGTTGGCTATCGCGGCACAATGGAGCTTTTGTTTGGCATTGGCAACCTCTTTTTAGAAGCTGAAGAAGAGCGAGTTAAACACTTTTTCAATGATTAG
- a CDS encoding type II restriction enzyme NspV-like protein gives MIRKVEKAKVEYGDFQTPLVLAEKVCKKLIELGVNPDIIVEPTCGLGNFIEAASNSFPSANKILGIEINSNYLDAIEKSTKFLYDDRIEIRCKDFFYLDWSSLIGSSNKEVLVIGNFPWVTNSQQGSIDSANLPTKTNFQNHNGLDAITGKSNFDISEWMLIQVVKFLQKRDGYLAMLCKTSVSRKILGYIHSQKLNLAYAATYKIDTQKYFNVNVDACLFFCKFDSNVQSYFCDVFDNLETSKFYRIGYWNTILVKDLVTFEKLENLYDSKSELKWRSGIKHDCASVMELRRIDNTLINGLGEIVDIEETYVFPLLKGSYVAQNQTKVTDRYILVTQGWVGEPTENIRNIAPKTWNYLEKHEKLLDKRKSKIYQNNPKFSIFGVGSYTFTPWKIAICGLYKKLNFRLVGKISDKPIIFDDTVYFLSFDDATLASKYFELLTSNLAKDFYSSLIFWDEKRPIKSGVLNSLNLKALADFLF, from the coding sequence ATGATTCGTAAGGTTGAGAAAGCTAAAGTAGAATACGGAGATTTTCAAACACCGTTAGTATTAGCTGAAAAAGTCTGTAAAAAGTTAATTGAATTAGGTGTCAATCCAGATATTATAGTTGAACCTACCTGTGGATTGGGTAATTTTATCGAAGCTGCTTCAAATTCATTTCCATCAGCAAACAAGATTTTAGGAATTGAAATAAATTCTAATTATTTAGATGCAATTGAAAAAAGCACAAAGTTTTTATACGATGACAGAATCGAGATTCGATGTAAAGACTTTTTCTATCTTGATTGGTCATCATTAATTGGTTCATCAAATAAAGAAGTTTTAGTAATTGGAAATTTTCCTTGGGTGACTAACTCACAGCAAGGTAGTATTGATAGTGCAAATCTGCCAACCAAGACTAATTTTCAAAACCATAATGGTTTAGATGCAATCACAGGTAAGAGTAACTTTGACATATCAGAATGGATGTTAATCCAGGTTGTAAAGTTTTTGCAGAAGCGTGATGGTTATCTGGCAATGCTATGCAAAACTTCTGTTTCTAGGAAGATATTAGGTTATATTCACTCTCAAAAACTCAATCTGGCTTACGCTGCAACTTATAAGATAGATACTCAAAAATATTTTAATGTAAATGTTGATGCTTGTTTATTTTTTTGCAAATTTGATTCAAATGTACAAAGTTATTTTTGTGACGTATTCGATAATTTAGAAACCTCAAAATTTTATCGTATAGGTTATTGGAATACTATTTTAGTAAAAGATTTGGTTACTTTTGAAAAGCTAGAAAACCTATATGATAGTAAATCTGAATTAAAATGGCGTTCAGGGATTAAGCATGATTGTGCCAGTGTTATGGAATTGCGCCGGATTGATAATACTCTTATAAATGGATTAGGAGAAATTGTTGATATAGAGGAAACTTATGTTTTTCCATTACTCAAAGGTTCTTACGTTGCTCAAAATCAGACAAAGGTAACTGATAGATATATTTTAGTTACTCAAGGATGGGTTGGTGAACCTACTGAAAATATAAGAAATATAGCCCCTAAAACATGGAATTATTTAGAAAAGCATGAAAAACTATTAGATAAAAGAAAAAGTAAAATTTATCAAAATAATCCTAAATTTTCTATTTTTGGTGTAGGTTCATATACTTTTACTCCTTGGAAAATTGCGATTTGCGGGCTTTACAAAAAGTTGAATTTTCGATTGGTTGGGAAAATATCTGATAAACCTATTATTTTTGACGATACAGTTTATTTTCTCAGCTTTGATGATGCAACGTTAGCAAGTAAATATTTTGAACTTTTGACTTCTAACTTAGCTAAAGATTTTTATTCATCTCTAATTTTTTGGGATGAAAAGCGCCCCATTAAGTCTGGAGTGTTAAATAGTTTGAACTTAAAGGCTTTAGCAGACTTTCTTTTTTAG
- the nifK gene encoding nitrogenase molybdenum-iron protein subunit beta — protein MPQNPDRIVDHVDLFKQPEYTELFENKRKNFEGAHPPEEVERVSEWTKSWDYREKNFAREALTINPAKGCQPVGAMFAALGFEGTLPFVQGSQGCVAYFRTHLSRHYKEPCSAVSSSMTEDAAVFGGLNNMIEGMQVSYQLYKPKMIAVCTTCMAEVIGDDLGAFISNSKNAGSIPQDFPVPFAHTPSFVGSHITGYDNMMKGILLNLTEGKKTATSNGKINIIPGFDTYVGNNREVKRMLNIMGVDYTILSDSSDYFDSPNTGEFDMYPGGTKLEDAADSINAKATVALQAYTTPKTREYISTQWKQETKVLRPFGVKGTDEFLTAIAELTGKAIPEELEIDRGRLVDAITDSYAWIHGKKFAIYGDPDLIISITSFLLEMGAEPVHILCNNGDEVFKKEMEAILAASPFGKEAKVWIQKDLWHFRSLLFTEPVDFFIGNSYGKYLWRDTKIPMVRIGYPLFDRHHLHRYATLGYQGGLNILNWVVNTLLDEMDRSTNITGKTDISFDLIR, from the coding sequence ATGCCACAAAATCCAGACAGAATTGTAGACCACGTTGATCTATTCAAACAGCCAGAATACACCGAGCTATTTGAAAACAAGAGAAAGAACTTTGAAGGCGCACATCCTCCTGAAGAAGTTGAAAGAGTTTCTGAATGGACAAAATCTTGGGACTACCGGGAAAAGAACTTCGCTCGTGAAGCTTTAACCATTAACCCTGCTAAAGGTTGTCAGCCTGTAGGCGCAATGTTCGCGGCTTTAGGTTTTGAAGGTACTCTTCCCTTCGTTCAAGGTTCTCAAGGTTGCGTGGCTTACTTCCGTACCCACCTCAGCCGTCACTATAAAGAGCCTTGTTCCGCAGTGTCTTCTTCTATGACAGAAGACGCAGCAGTATTCGGTGGCTTGAACAACATGATTGAAGGTATGCAGGTTTCATACCAACTGTACAAGCCTAAGATGATTGCTGTTTGCACCACCTGTATGGCTGAAGTTATCGGTGATGACTTGGGTGCATTCATCAGCAACTCTAAGAATGCTGGTTCTATTCCTCAAGACTTCCCAGTACCTTTTGCTCACACCCCCAGTTTCGTAGGTTCCCACATCACTGGTTACGACAACATGATGAAGGGAATTCTGTTGAACCTGACAGAAGGCAAGAAAACAGCTACCAGCAACGGCAAAATCAACATCATCCCCGGTTTTGATACTTATGTAGGTAACAACCGTGAAGTTAAGCGGATGTTGAACATCATGGGTGTTGACTACACCATTCTGTCTGACAGCAGCGACTACTTCGATTCACCCAACACAGGTGAATTTGATATGTACCCAGGTGGTACCAAGCTAGAAGATGCGGCTGATTCTATCAACGCTAAAGCAACAGTAGCTCTCCAAGCTTATACCACACCTAAGACCCGTGAGTATATCTCTACTCAATGGAAGCAAGAAACAAAAGTTCTGCGTCCCTTCGGTGTTAAAGGTACTGACGAGTTCTTAACTGCGATCGCTGAATTGACTGGTAAAGCGATTCCTGAAGAATTGGAAATCGATCGCGGTCGTTTAGTTGATGCTATCACTGACTCCTACGCTTGGATTCATGGTAAGAAATTTGCTATCTACGGCGATCCAGATTTGATCATCTCCATCACCAGCTTCTTGTTAGAAATGGGTGCTGAACCAGTACACATCCTCTGCAACAACGGTGATGAAGTCTTCAAGAAAGAAATGGAAGCTATTCTCGCAGCTAGTCCATTCGGTAAAGAAGCTAAAGTTTGGATTCAAAAAGACTTGTGGCACTTCCGTTCCTTGTTGTTCACCGAGCCTGTAGACTTCTTCATCGGTAACTCCTACGGTAAGTACCTGTGGCGCGATACCAAAATCCCAATGGTGCGGATTGGTTATCCTCTCTTCGATCGCCACCACTTACACCGTTATGCTACCCTCGGCTACCAAGGTGGTCTAAATATCCTCAACTGGGTTGTTAACACTCTGTTGGATGAAATGGATCGCAGCACCAACATCACTGGTAAGACCGATATCTCCTTCGACTTGATTCGCTAG
- a CDS encoding DNA methyltransferase — translation MTNPSQLPLLNLDADLPKIVRERAGTFTDNMKLPIHRWFRYSAGFSAAWVEQLIKELEPQTILDPFAGSGTACIVADQLGVSSYGVEAHPFVYRLAKGKLSWNVDSHDFVAAINEIKDFAANLTLKFPENIPALLSKCYTEETLINLLKIKQAYLEIAPNLSEDLQFIIFLAVCAILRSSSYVGTAQWQYILPNKRKIKICEPFDALDKQVSLMQEDMLYMQSFTRVSRANLIQGDARNLAGIPDKLIDLVIISPPYANNYDYADATRLEMAFWGEVNSWGDLHETVRKFLIRSSSQHVSKEKLSLDALIAETIIEPIKDELIPVCKELEAVRGTKGGNKAYHTMIAAYFADMANVFHALRRVATDDCQICIVVGDSAPYGVYVPVEKWLGKLAIAAGFDDWSFEQIRQRNIKWKNRKHDVPLHEGRLWIKSNIMAQSPSHKFGQALGKLLEDIVLDDILKPRLQQFAQTKNYYLDSQKARPARTGKKVTWEDKYGNKHDLDFVIEVDGTDEKLGRPVAFIESAWRRYTKHSKNKAQEIQGAILPIIELHHLSAPFYGVVLAGDFTKPALEQLKNNGFAVIYIPYKDVVSAFKSIDFDVAFDEDTPDELYTTASKR, via the coding sequence ATGACTAATCCCTCTCAACTTCCTCTGCTCAACTTAGATGCTGATTTGCCAAAAATTGTTAGAGAAAGAGCAGGAACTTTCACTGACAATATGAAATTACCAATCCATCGGTGGTTTCGTTATTCTGCTGGTTTCTCTGCGGCTTGGGTTGAACAATTAATTAAAGAGTTAGAACCACAAACTATTCTTGATCCATTTGCAGGCTCCGGTACTGCTTGTATTGTTGCTGATCAGTTGGGCGTTAGTTCTTACGGTGTTGAAGCTCATCCTTTTGTTTATCGACTTGCTAAAGGAAAGCTTTCATGGAATGTAGATAGCCATGATTTTGTGGCTGCAATAAATGAAATTAAGGATTTTGCAGCTAATTTAACACTAAAATTCCCTGAAAATATTCCCGCTTTATTAAGCAAGTGTTACACGGAAGAAACGCTAATAAATCTCTTAAAAATAAAGCAAGCATATCTAGAAATTGCGCCAAATTTATCTGAAGATTTACAATTTATCATTTTTTTGGCAGTTTGCGCTATTTTACGGTCATCAAGTTATGTAGGTACGGCACAATGGCAATATATTCTCCCAAATAAACGAAAAATCAAAATTTGTGAACCTTTTGATGCACTAGATAAGCAAGTTTCTCTCATGCAAGAAGATATGCTTTATATGCAGTCTTTTACAAGAGTCAGCAGAGCTAACCTGATTCAAGGTGACGCTAGAAATTTAGCAGGTATTCCAGATAAATTAATTGATTTAGTTATTATCTCTCCCCCCTATGCAAATAATTATGATTATGCAGATGCAACACGTCTGGAAATGGCTTTTTGGGGTGAAGTTAATTCTTGGGGAGATTTACATGAAACAGTGCGTAAGTTCTTGATTCGCTCAAGTTCACAACACGTTTCTAAGGAAAAACTTAGCTTAGATGCTTTGATAGCTGAAACTATTATTGAACCAATCAAAGATGAACTAATACCTGTTTGTAAAGAGTTAGAAGCTGTTCGAGGTACTAAGGGCGGTAATAAAGCATATCATACAATGATTGCTGCTTACTTTGCTGATATGGCAAATGTATTTCATGCTCTGCGTCGAGTTGCAACAGATGATTGCCAAATTTGCATTGTAGTGGGAGATTCAGCACCTTATGGTGTATATGTTCCCGTTGAGAAGTGGTTAGGTAAATTAGCGATCGCAGCAGGTTTTGATGATTGGTCTTTTGAGCAGATAAGACAACGAAATATCAAGTGGAAAAATCGAAAACATGATGTTCCACTCCACGAAGGAAGACTTTGGATAAAAAGCAATATTATGGCACAATCACCATCACACAAATTTGGTCAAGCACTAGGAAAACTCCTTGAAGATATTGTTTTAGATGATATTCTCAAACCCCGACTACAGCAGTTTGCTCAAACCAAAAATTATTATCTCGATTCGCAAAAAGCGCGTCCAGCCAGGACTGGTAAAAAAGTTACTTGGGAAGATAAATATGGTAACAAACACGATTTAGATTTTGTTATTGAAGTTGATGGTACAGATGAGAAACTGGGTAGACCAGTTGCATTTATTGAATCTGCATGGAGGAGATATACAAAACACTCCAAAAACAAGGCTCAAGAAATACAAGGAGCTATATTACCGATTATTGAGCTTCATCATCTGTCTGCCCCATTCTATGGAGTAGTATTAGCAGGAGACTTTACCAAACCAGCATTAGAACAACTCAAAAATAATGGTTTTGCAGTTATTTATATTCCTTACAAAGACGTAGTTTCAGCGTTCAAATCAATTGATTTTGATGTTGCATTTGATGAAGACACTCCTGATGAACTTTATACAACAGCATCTAAGAGATAG